One window of the Triticum dicoccoides isolate Atlit2015 ecotype Zavitan chromosome 3B, WEW_v2.0, whole genome shotgun sequence genome contains the following:
- the LOC119281732 gene encoding myb-related protein B-like, with the protein MASLRDMLLSQELAAAAAMSADAYGRFERYSMSSAHGFPQYHQAGNAPTGFPDTGFLVSGFGKPPSIFIMPAGTHAAAGYGAEAVPVEIPVVRRQTPASRNARATPFRGPWTEEDDELLRRLVDEHGEHKWATISKHLPGRIGKQCRERWTNHVRPGIKKDHIWTEADDILLIDAHKIHGNRWSTIARCLPGRSENAIKNHWNATKRSLKSKRRLKKTSQQAAPGQFTLLEEYIRDKTMADENVAPPSPSSGLGYDGQVFPNAAAMLAVSTPPGMGQYLHPADAAGSSSQAGMMNLRAPLPDLNAAYSGEMLERYYFPASFPTYSNNNLLHHGPEPAFPQMFSAQGRMLAACTNLKLFPLPQYLGGGYYGSETGSSSAGGSSDQDEDVVQMASR; encoded by the exons ATGGCGTCGTTGCGTGACATGCTTTTGAGCCAGGAGCTGGCGGCGGCCGCGGCCATGTCGGCGGACGCGTACGGGAGATTCGAAAGGTACAGTATGAGCTCTGCCCATGGTTTTCCCCAGTACCACCAAGCTGGTAACGCTCCGACCGGATTCCCCGACACGGGATTTCTCGTTTCCGGCTTCGGCAAGCCTCCCTCCATCTTCATCATGCCGGCGGGGACCCACGCGGCCGCTGGTTATGGCGCTGAGGCCGTCCCGGTGGAGATCCCCGTGGTCCGGCGACAGACACCTGCCTCCAGGAACGCCAGGGCGACGCCGTTCAGAGGACCGTGGACGGAGGAAGACGACGA ACTTCTCAGGAGATTGGTAGATGAGCATGGAGAGCACAAGTGGGCGACCATTTCAAAGCACCTCCCGGGACGGATCGGCAAGCAGTGCCGTGAGCGATGGACAAATCACGTGCGCCCCGGCATCAAG AAGGACCACATCTGGACTGAGGCGGACGACATACTGCTGATCGACGCCCACAAGATCCACGGAAACCGTTGGTCGACGATCGCGAGGTGCCTCCCCGGCCGGTCGGAGAACGCCATCAAGAACCACTGGAACGCGACAAAGCGGAGTCTCAAGTCGAAGCGCCGGCTAAAGAAGACAAGCCAACAAGCCGCCCCGGGGCAGTTCACCCTCCTCGAGGAGTACATCCGCGACAAAACGATGGCTGACGAGAACGTGGCGCCACCGTCTCCGTCGTCCGGCCTCGGGTATGACGGCCAGGTTTTTCCAAATGCCGCTGCAATGCTGGCCGTCTCCACCCCACCGGGGATGGGCCAGTACCTCCACCCAGCCGACGCGGCCGGGTCATCGTCCCAAGCAGGGATGATGAACCTGAGAGCGCCCTTGCCGGACCTCAACGCCGCCTACAGCGGCGAGATGCTGGAGCGATACTACTTCCCGGCCTCCTTCCCGACCTACAGCAACAACAACCTGCTGCACCATGGACCAGAGCCTGCATTTCCTCAGATGTTTAGTGCCCAGGGACGCATGCTTGCTGCATGCACGAACCTGAAATTGTTCCCGCTCCCTCAGTACCTCGGTGGCGGCTACTACGGCAGCGAGACGGGCAGCAGTAGCGCCGGTGGCAGCAGTGATCAGGACGAAGACGTGGTCCAGATGGCCTCGAGGTAG